The following proteins come from a genomic window of Montipora foliosa isolate CH-2021 chromosome 2, ASM3666993v2, whole genome shotgun sequence:
- the LOC137991923 gene encoding uncharacterized protein, which translates to MKDDLQKFWDSETLGIKEHETSVYDKFSNDITFTGKRYQVKLPFKDNHPMLPDNYTVALRRLTTTIKKLKNQPEVLKQYDGVIREQLHSGVVEMVPQDQIPPPGDVHYLPHRTVVRLDRDTTKVRVVYDASSKVFGPSLNDCLHIGPSLNPLLFDILLRFRVHEVALTADIEKAFLNIEIDPEHRDFVRFLWVKDPNKESPEVMVLRFARVVFGVNSSPFILNATIRHHLNTCLPVDSALGRELLKSLYVDDYVSGNGDVDSAFKLAKKIKLCLKSGGFNMRKWSSNSESLLKSLEQDEAFSDDFEKSNGPRVEEEDESFSKSVFKQSTEKEQKVLGMLWNPTQDELIYDLNKTLGDVDAQPATRRLILSTATRFFDPLGLIAPVILPFKMMFQKLCKAGKDWDELVDAELNHQWLATLSDLRQAGRVSFKRCYAKGLNGDKVNSVQLHCFADASEKAYGAVVYMRVEYEARVECQIVSSKTRVAPLAKQTIPRLELLSNLTATRLLNSVSQALDGVKIDNIFNWTDSMISLWWITNTDKEYKQFVENRVAEIRRNSRPEQWRYCPTADNPADIASRGIKSTELKESSLWLHGPDFLSKSSEQWPVQPTVVQAREDLSELKSFKPAVSSLVTTCVEGKEEEASLDNLINLENFSSLTKLLRVTLLILLFIEKLKKTRSREGTEEDFTRLYRQAEMLWIRHVQQEIPKSDKYPQMKSSLGLYRDEEGILRCRGRIGMSSLPYDTRFPILLPRSQSFTKLVIFKCHDQVMHNGVAETLVQVRSRYWIVKGRQTVKSIINKCELCKKLEGRPYGTPPTSQLPGFRLSDEFAFTSIAVDFAGPVYVKDIYHKSDDMNKAYIVLYTCASSRAVHLDVVPRLVIGWLLVVAC; encoded by the coding sequence ATGAAGGATGAtctgcagaaattttgggacTCAGAAACTTTGGGCATTAAGGAACATGAAACTTCAGTctatgacaagttttcaaatgacatcaCATTTACTGGAAAGAGATACCAGGTCAAGTTACCATTCAAGGATAATCACCCCATGTTACCAGACAATTATACAGTGGCATTGCGTAGACTGACAACAACAATCAAGAAGCTCAAGAACCAACCAGAAGTTCTGAAGCAGTATGATGGTGTGATTAGAGAGCAACTGCACAGTGGTGTGGTTGAAATGGTACCACAAGATCAAATACCACCGCCTGGAGATGTCCACTATCTTCCACACAGGACAgtagtgagacttgacagagaTACAACTAAGGTCAGAGTTGTATACGATGCCTCATCTAAAGTGTTTGGGCCTAGTTTAAATGACTGTCTGCACATTGGACCTTCTCTTAATCCCTTGTTATTTGACATTTTGCTGAGGTTCAGAGTCCATGAAGTTGCCCTAACTGCAGACATTGAGAAGGCGTTTTTGAACATTGAGATTGATCCTGAACACAGGGACTTTGTGAGATTTTTATGGGTTAAAGATCCGAATAAGGAAAGTCCAGAAGTCATGGTACTACGTTTTGCACGTGTGGTATTTGGTGTAAACTCAAGTCCTTTCATTCTAAATGCCACAATCAGACACCATTTGAACACATGTTTGCCAGTGGACAGTGCACTTGGAAGAGAGCTGTTGAAGTCTTTATATGTTGATGACTATGTGTCTGGAAATGGTGACGTGGATAGTGCGTTCAAATTGGCTAAGAAGATAAAGCTCTGTCTTAAGTCAGGAGGCTTCAATATGAGAAAGTGGAGTAGCAATTCAGAAAGTCTGCTGAAATCACTGGAACAAGATGAAGCTTTCAGTGATGACTTTGAAAAGAGCAATGGACCTagagtagaagaagaagacgaaagcTTCTCTAAATCAGTTTTCAAGCAAAGTACAGAAAAGGAGCAAAAGGTTTTGGGAATGCTTTGGAACCCAACCCAAGATGAACTGATTTATGATCTGAACAAGACATTGGGAGATGTAGATGCCCAACCAGCAACAAGAAGATTGATTCTCAGTACAGCTACAAGGTTTTTTGACCCCTTGGGGTTGATAGCTCCGGTCATTCTTCCATTTAAGATGATGTTTCAGAAACTTTGCAAGGCTGGaaaagactgggacgagttgGTCGATGCTGAACTCAATCACCAGTGGCTGGCGACTCTATCGGATTTGAGACAGGCTGGAAGAGTGAGCTTTAAGAGATGTTATGCTAAGGGATTGAATGGAGACAAGGTCAATTCAGTCCAACTTCACTGTTTTGCTGACGCATCGGAAAAGGCTTATGGAGCTGTGGTCTACATGAGAGTAGAGTATGAGGCGAGGGTGGAATGTCAGATAGTATCTTCGAAGACAAGAGTTGCACCATTAGCTAAACAAACTATCCCTCGTCTGGAGTTGCTGTCCAACTTAACTGCGACCAGATTGTTGAACAGCGTGAGTCAAGCATTAGACGGCGTAAaaattgacaatatttttaaCTGGACAGATTCCATGATTTCGCTGTGGTGGATCACAAACACTGATAAGGAGTACAAGCAGTTTGTTGAGAATCGAGTGGCCGAAATTCGAAGGAATTCACGCCCTGAGCAGTGGAGGTACTGTCCCACAGCAGACAATCCAGCTGACATAGCGTCCAGAGGAATCAAGTCTACCGAGTTGAAAGAAAGCAGCCTGTGGTTACATGGACCCGACTTCCTGTCTAAGAGTAGTGAGCAGTGGCCAGTTCAACCGACAGTTGTACAAGCCAGAGAAGATTTAAGCGAACTGAAATCCTTTAAACCAGCTGTTTCTAGCTTAGTCACCACGTGCGTTGAAGGGAAGGAAGAAGAAGCGAGTCTAGATAACTTAATCAATCTTGAGAACTTTAGTTCTTTAACCAAGCTTCTAAGAGTGACTctgttgattttgttgtttattgAGAAACTGAAGAAGACGAGGTCCCGAGAAGGAACGGAAGAAGATTTTACGAGATTATACAGACAAGCAGAGATGTTGTGGATTAGGCACGTTCAGCAAGAGATCCCAAAAAGCGACAAGTATCCACAGATGAAGTCATCATTAGGACTTTATCGAGACGAAGAAGGGATACTACGATGTCGAGGAAGAATTGGCATGTCTTCCCTACCGTACGATACACGATTTCCGATACTGTTGCCGAGAAGTCAATCTTTCACTAAGTTGGTGATTTTCAAGTGCCATGATCAAGTGATGCACAATGGAGTGGCAGAGACCTTGGTTCAAGTTAGGTCACGGTATTGGATTGTGAAGGGCAGACAAACGGTGAAGAGTATAATCAACAAGTGTGAACtgtgcaagaaacttgaaggtcGTCCATATGGAACGCCACCTACCTCTCAACTTCCAGGGTTCAGATTGTCCGACGAATTTGCATTTACAAGTATAGCAGTTGACTTTGCGGGCCCTGTTTATGTCAAGGACATTTATCACAAGAGTGATGATATGAACAAGGCATACATCGTGTTATACACATGTGCCTCCAGTCGTGCAGTTCATCTCGACGTCGTCCCGAGGTTGGTTATTGGTTGGTTATTGGTCGTCGCCTGTTGa
- the LOC137991924 gene encoding uncharacterized protein, whose product MKTSGANANTPRFERYRARSKQPHSASALYTGSEEFTQRCVFCKKNHKSINCMTITEPKARRTILRRNGKCFVCLKGGHISTNCPSKAKCFNCEGRHHVTICERIRNIPTSRNVVRDEETPHGSGSSQDRSREAGTSAMHVSNNANSVLLQVAQAFVCRPDNQQLGLNAHVIFDSCSQRSYITSKACEQLNLPTIGKETLLIKTFGDNSASVKECDVVQLCVRTLDEMNVYITSYVVPVICSPVSNQRSRTTLECYPYLQGLQLACDTSDSVSVDVLIGADYYWSFFTGNIIKGDPYGPVALETNLGWVLSGPTMCSTLTRSCTVN is encoded by the coding sequence ATGAAAACAAGTGGTGCAAATGCCAATACACCCAGGTTTGAACGGTACAGAGCAAGAAGCAAACAACCCCATTCTGCCTCTGCCCTTTATACAGGCAGTGAGGAATTTACTCAACGATGTGTTTTTTGCAAGAAGAATCACAAATCCATTAACTGCATGACCATCACTGAACCGAAAGCTAGGAGAACAATTCTGAGACGAAATGGCAAGTGTTTTGTGTGCCTGAAGGGTGGCCATATCTCCACAAATTGTCCGTCAAAGGCAAAATGCTTTAACTGTGAAGGTAGACACCATGTAACCATTTGTGAAAGAATAAGGAACATTCCAACATCCAGGAATGTAGTTCGTGACGAGGAAACACCACATGGATCTGGATCATCTCAAGATAGAAGCAGAGAAGCTGGAACTTCAGCAATGCACGTTAGCAACAATGCCAACTCTGTGTTGTTACAGGTAGCCCAAGCCTTTGTTTGCAGACCAGATAACCAACAACTTGGATTGAATGCCCATGTGATATTTGATTCCTGTAGCCAGAGATCATACATAACCAGTAAGGCATGTGAACAATTGAACCTACCAACCATTGGTAAGGAGACACTTTTGATCAAAACATTTGGAGATAACTCAGCCTCTGTGAAGGAATGTGATGTTGTGCAATTGTGTGTCAGAACATTGGATGAAATGAATGTGTATATCACCTCATATGTTGTACCAGTAATTTGCAGCCCAGTGTCCAATCAACGGTCTCGAACCACGTTGGAATGCTACCCCTACTTGCAGGGTCTACAACTTGCGTGTGATACAAGTGATTCTGTCAGTGTTGATGTGCTGATAGGAGCAGATTATTACTGGTCGTTCTTTACTGGGAACATCATTAAAGGAGATCCCTATGGACCAGTAGCCCTTGAAACCAATTTAGGTTGGGTTTTATCAGGACCAACTATGTGCTCAACATTGACAAGGTCGTGCACTGTGAACTGA
- the LOC137991056 gene encoding uncharacterized protein yields MPSTEKDLFNNETLKQLRLLENKCADLEKAVSELEDKNEALQSNVFSLSRFTSDEAMLFYTGFPNYRVFLASFEYLDPGDNGENVRYWLSCDNEIPSEHYETPAQLGVKRGRPRSLKPQEEFFLTLCRLRQGFAETHLSHLFNVSQATISRIIISWINFMYLRFGVVNIWPSREAINTTMPEDFRKAYPSTRVIIDCTEVKCAMPSSLLLNSELFSTYKNHTTLKGLVGISPSGAITFISQLYTGSMSDREIVERSGILDLPFTEGDSVMADKGFTISDILPLGVSLNIPPFLGTSTQMPPEDVVRTQEIARLRIHVERAINKIKNFHIWDSVIPLNLFGVANQMWSVCAFLCNIQDPILTS; encoded by the coding sequence ATGCCTTCCACTGAAAAAGATCTTTTTAATAATGAAACCCTCAAACAATTAAGGCTACTTGAAAACAAATGCGCAGATCTCGAAAAGGCAGTTTCAGAGTTAGAAGACAAAAATGAAGCACTTCAGTCAAATGTCTTCTCACTTAGTCGGTTTACCTCTGATGAGGCAATGTTATTTTATACAGGTTTTCCTAACTACAGAGTATTCCTGGCATCCTTTGAATATTTAGACCCGGGAGATAATGGAGAAAATGTCAGATACTGGTTGTCATGTGATAATGAGATACCCTCAGAACATTACGAGACTCCAGCGCAATTAGGTGTAAAGAGAGGTAGACCAAGATCACTCAAACCACAAGAAGAATTTTTTCTCACTTTGTGTCGCTTGAGACAGGGATTTGCAGAAACCCACCTTTCCCACCTGTTTAATGTTTCTCAGGCAACTATTAGTAGGATCATTATTAGTTGGATCAATTTTATGTATCTTCGATTTGGAGTGGTTAACATTTGGCCATCAAGAGAAGCCATTAACACAACAATGCCTGAAGACTTCAGGAAGGCATATCCCAGTACACGCGTTATTATTGACTGTACAGAAGTGAAGTGTGCAATGCCCAGTAGCTTGTTGCTGAATAGTGAGTTGTTCAGTACCTACAAGAATCATACTACACTAAAGGGGCTAGTGGGAATCTCTCCATCTGGTGCCATTACATTCATAAGCCAACTGTATACAGGTAGTATGTCAGACAGAGAAATTGTAGAAAGGTCAGGCATACTTGACCTGCCATTTACTGAAGGAGACTCTGTGATGGCAGATAAAGGTTTTACTATAAGTGACATCTTACCTTTAGGTGTGTCTTTGAACATTCCACCATTCCTGGGAACATCCACACAAATGCCCCCGGAAGATGTTGTAAGAACTCAGGAGATTGCACGACTGCGTATCCATGTTGAACGGgcaattaataaaattaagaaTTTTCATATATGGGATAGCGTTATCCCACTGAATCTCTTTGGTGTTGCAAATCAAATGTGGTCTGTTTGTGCATTTCTCTGCAACATTCAAGACCCTATCTTAACAAGCTGA